One Paraglaciecola mesophila genomic region harbors:
- a CDS encoding phytanoyl-CoA dioxygenase family protein, whose amino-acid sequence MTLDQDYLESGYCLVKHFIHGAELSALREIALRFKASWIDTNREFYSTRAVNAAYLTNGEHINEADRLSLFQLIASKKLRLQLKKVFRQSPAFMNTQLFFNPYNKKQKNYWHRDPQYHLNIEQQKRALQGADVVHFRIALKDEPGIELVPKSHKNWDSEEELSVRMQTNGRVNSDDLSSGKLIPLQAGDLLIFSANMIHRGVYGLNRLSLDILLCDAVPKLLEFAQEDCLPQLQVLKYLTHPEVFELTRKIKSNH is encoded by the coding sequence ATGACACTTGATCAAGATTATTTAGAAAGTGGCTACTGCCTTGTGAAACACTTTATACATGGGGCTGAATTGAGTGCGCTGCGAGAAATTGCATTGCGGTTTAAAGCTAGCTGGATAGATACCAATCGAGAGTTTTACTCAACGAGGGCGGTTAATGCCGCCTATTTAACCAATGGCGAGCATATTAATGAAGCGGATAGACTAAGCCTGTTTCAGTTAATTGCTTCTAAGAAGTTGCGGCTTCAACTTAAAAAGGTATTTCGCCAATCACCTGCTTTTATGAATACTCAGTTATTTTTTAACCCATATAACAAGAAACAGAAGAATTACTGGCATAGAGATCCTCAATATCATTTAAATATAGAGCAGCAAAAGCGAGCATTGCAGGGAGCTGATGTCGTGCATTTTAGAATTGCGCTTAAGGATGAGCCAGGCATTGAACTTGTACCAAAAAGTCATAAAAATTGGGACAGCGAAGAAGAACTCTCAGTACGAATGCAAACAAACGGAAGGGTGAACAGTGATGATCTTAGCTCTGGAAAGCTTATCCCGTTGCAGGCAGGGGACTTGCTGATCTTTTCAGCTAATATGATCCATCGAGGCGTATACGGCTTGAACAGATTGTCTTTAGATATTTTACTCTGCGACGCGGTCCCTAAGTTGTTAGAATTCGCTCAAGAGGACTGTTTACCTCAGCTACAGGTGTTGAAGTATCTAACTCACCCTGAGGTGTTTGAATTGACAAGAAAAATAAAGAGTAATCATTAA
- the pncC gene encoding nicotinamide-nucleotide amidase: protein MTNNSIFLAQQLGEQLQQLGWSVTCAESCTGGGIGYAITSTSGSSSWFKSGYITYSNEAKQSMLGVSEQTLAKFGAVSQAVVEQMALGATNAAKANVAVSVSGIAGPDGGSAEKPVGTVWFGFAINGDVSAVCQCFSGDRHEVRSKAIEYALNQLSSLLKS from the coding sequence ATGACAAACAATTCAATTTTTTTAGCACAACAACTCGGTGAACAACTGCAGCAATTAGGCTGGAGTGTTACCTGTGCTGAGTCATGTACTGGAGGGGGCATAGGATACGCCATCACAAGTACATCTGGAAGCTCAAGCTGGTTCAAAAGTGGTTATATTACCTACTCGAATGAAGCAAAGCAGAGCATGCTAGGTGTGAGCGAGCAAACCTTAGCCAAATTTGGTGCGGTATCCCAAGCTGTGGTGGAGCAAATGGCATTGGGTGCGACTAATGCTGCAAAGGCTAATGTTGCTGTTTCCGTTAGCGGAATAGCGGGCCCTGACGGTGGAAGCGCCGAAAAACCTGTGGGGACGGTTTGGTTCGGGTTTGCAATAAATGGCGATGTATCTGCGGTTTGTCAGTGCTTTTCTGGCGACCGGCATGAGGTACGCTCAAAAGCGATTGAATATGCATTAAACCAGCTTAGCAGCCTATTGAAATCTTGA
- a CDS encoding DUF3224 domain-containing protein: MLATGTFEVDLSPQDDKTAPAGRMLIDKAYVGDLVGTGAGQMISKRTENGVAIYFAIEEVTATLDGKAGQFTLLHRGKMSAQEQSLDISILESSGSGELSSISGRMRIIQLDGKHSYELDYAF; this comes from the coding sequence ATGTTAGCAACAGGTACGTTTGAAGTGGATTTATCACCACAGGATGACAAAACTGCGCCAGCAGGGCGTATGTTGATAGATAAAGCCTATGTTGGAGATTTGGTTGGCACAGGGGCTGGGCAAATGATCAGCAAGCGTACTGAAAATGGTGTCGCTATTTACTTTGCCATAGAAGAAGTCACAGCAACCCTCGACGGAAAAGCGGGTCAGTTTACTTTGTTGCACAGAGGGAAAATGTCAGCTCAAGAACAGTCGTTGGACATAAGTATTTTAGAAAGCTCGGGTAGTGGCGAGTTAAGTTCAATTAGCGGTAGGATGCGTATTATTCAGCTAGACGGCAAGCACAGCTATGAATTGGATTATGCGTTTTAG